From the genome of Setaria viridis chromosome 1, Setaria_viridis_v4.0, whole genome shotgun sequence:
GAAGGAGCGACCTTTCAGTGTTTGGTTCTCTCGCCACGTTTCTGCTACTGCATTGCCGTGATTTAAGTTCCTGAGGGGGAAATGGGATGCTTTATTTTTGTAAGATATAATTATGTCTCATATCGAATCAGACAATGAATTATCCAAATACGTAGATTCCCGGTATCATCATATTCCAGTAAAGTAGTGATGGTTGAGTGTTTTGCATGCTTATGTTTCTGTTCTTTCATATGTCCTTGTTTGCTTCTTTAATTTAGAATCTGTCTGGAGAAAGAGACAAGTAAAATATGTGTTTCCTGAAGATTAGGCCTGGCTTATATATCCAGAGCTATGTGTCCTTCCTAATGACTAATTGATTTTATCACAACTTGTGTTGTTGTAGTTGTGATATGCACCATGGGAAGGACTATTCAGGTGTCAGGATTTGCTCTAACTGACAGTGCCGAGTATGTCAAGGATTTTTTGGAGCGAATTGCCGGCGCTGGAACCGTCTATGCTCTCAAGCTCAGGCATCCGAGGAACATCACTGCAACCTCAAAGGCGTTTGCTATAGTTCAGTTCCAGACACAGGAATGTGCTTCCTTGGTAGAAAATGCGGCCCAAAGAAATGCTCTCCGGAGCGGATGCATTTATCTGAAAGCCAGACCTGCAGATCGTGACATTGTTCCAAGACCAAGAATTGCAATGTTTTCTCTGGATGCTGCTGCTCTGCATTTGGGTTGCTTGGTTAAGGAAAACATTCTATATACCCTTTTTAGTGTGAGGAATATTTCGGTTCAATTTGGATTTGATATGAAAAAGATTTACTTTTACCTCTCCTACAATCTTATTAAATATAAGCTTGAACTTTCTTATGAGAGTATATGGGAGATGCAGCTTCATCGCCCCCCTGCTTATTTGTCACGGACAAAGTTCCTTTTGTTTCAGGTTTGTTTCCTGTACAATACACCTTTCTTGGAGATTTTCACTGCATTTTTTTTAGGTTCTACCTTCTTAATCCTCTGAAAGATACATAACTAAGTGATGCAAGCATAACTGACTACAAGAATGAGTTATGCTTATGTCTTTCTTATCTTATACATCTTCATATTTTCTTTGTATAAGTCTATAAATTGTGAACCTTTTCATTTAGGcaaatttttcctttttatggCTATATCTTTTCTAGCATACTAGGCAATCCAGTCacataagattttttttatcctCTGAAAGATACAGAAATAATTGATGCAAGCATTACTGACTACAAGAATGGGTTATTTCTTACTAATGTCTTTCTTgtctttgcttttttttttcgatCTTCTTTGTATTTTGTCTATGGTGCACCTTTTTCATTTCGgcaaccttttctttttatggCTCTGTCCTTTCTAGTATACTGGGAAATCCAGTCACATAAGATTATGTTAAATGACTTTAGCATACTTTTTAGTTTAGTGAAATGGAAATGACATGTTGGGTATAAATAATTTCCAATATGACATGAGTTTAGCatatttctaatttctaacaTTATACCCATCCAATCAGTGATCCACCACAGTAGTCAGTTATCAATTTTTCAGCTACCTAGAAATGCTGCTATTTGGTGAAAGTTTTGAGCTTTAGAGTTCAGATAAACTCAAAACTTTGTAATGTTTCAGGTTCAGGcagctcctaaaatttatgaattGCTCCCACGCCGTTCAGGTCTTATGTATGAGGATCCTTTCTTCAACTGGTTTAGGGACGACACAGATGAACAGTGGACAAGGACTATTGATTTTACTCCATCAGCTAGCATCGGGCAATCATCTATTCTCTGTCTGGAGGTGCCACAACAGTGTGAGCTCCCAAACATTGCTGACTACTTTGTTTACTATAAAGAGCACAATCTTGACTTTGAATGTCAGAAAGGGTATTCATATTCCTGTGGTAACAGCTTTGTTCCAATTGTGAAATCTCCTGATTACATAGAGGTCCCTTATGAGATACTCTTCAAAATCAATCATTTGGTTCAGAATGGGACACTCAGTGGGCCAACATTGGATGACAACTTCTTCTGTCTGGTTAGCCCAAAACATGTACCTATTGATCATATAAAGCGTGCACTTTTAAAGATGTCATATTTGAAAAGCACCTGCTTGAATCCAACAAATTGGTTAGCTCTGCAATACTCAAAAATTCGGAAATCGCGCTATGCACTGCAAAGGTCATCTGGTATATCTCTGGATGATGGATTGGTTTATGTCCACAGGGTGCAAGTTACCCCTGCTAAAGTGTATTTTTATGGACCTGAAATAAATGTCTCCAATCGTGTTGTACGGCATTTCTCTGCTGATTTAGATAACTTCCTTCGGATTTCATTTGTTGATGAGGACTGTGAGAAGCTCCGTTCAGTTGATTTGTCACCTCGTTCTGCTTCTGGAAATGATGCCAGGAGAACTGCTCTGTATAATAGAGTTCTGTCAGTCCTTTCAAATGGCATCAGTATTGGTGGCAAGCACTTTGAGTTTCTTGCCTTTTCCTCAAGCCAACTCCGAGATAACTCTGCATGGATGTTTGCTTCTCGGCCGGGATTGACTGCAAGTGACATCAGGAAGTGGATGGGGGACTTTCGCAATATCAGAAATGTGGCGAAGTATGCTGCAAGGCTTGGTCAATCTTTTAGTTCCTCAACAGAAACTTTAAAGGTACACAGGTATGAGGTGGAAGAAATTCCTGATATAACAGATGGCACGAAATACATATTCTCTGATGGAATTGGAAAGATCTCAGCTAACTTTGCATTGGAGGTGGCTATGAAGTGCAAATTGAAACGCTTTGCTCCTTCAGTTTTTCAGATAAGGTATGGCGGTTACAAAGGTGTTGTCGCTATTGATCCAGGATCAAATCGTAAGCTTTCTTTGAGAAAAAGTATGTCAAAGTTCCAGTCCGAAAATATCACCCTGGATGTCCTTGCATACAGCAAGTACCAACCATGCTTCTTGAATCGACAGTTGATCACTCTTCTCTCAACACTCGGAGTTAGTGGTACTGTATTTGAACTAAAGCAGGAGGAAGCTGTGAGGCAGTTAAACAGAATGGTAACTGAACCGCAGGCTGCTAGTGAAGCAATTGAACTTATGCCCATGGGAGAAGTAACTAATGTAGTTAAAGAATTGTTGTCATGTGGCTACCAGCCTGATCATGAACCATATCTTTCCATGCTGCTACAAACTTTTAGAGCATCCAAGCTGCTAGAATTGAAAACAAAGTCAAGGATATTCATCCCACAAGGACGGGCAATGATGGGATGCTTGGATGAAACCCGCACACTGAAGTATGGCCAGGTATTCATTCAAGCTTCTTACTGTGCAGATGACCATCGCAAATTCGTCGTAACAGGAAAAGTAGTTGTTGCCAAAAATCCTTGCCTCCACCCCGGTGACATACGGGTTCTCCATGCTGTCGATGTTCCGTACCTGCACCACATGTTTGACTGTGTTGTCTTTCCACAACAGGGACCAAGGCATGTATTTTAACAATATACTGTCATGTTTACTAGTAATTTTCAACAAGCTCTTTTCTTAAGAAAAATTAATCCTTGGTTTCATATGTTTGTACCAATAGAAATCTTTTGAATGGCACTGCACGTCAAGTTAAAGTTTTAGATTGCGTAACCTTTTTATTAGTTAAGTTTGGGTATTACTGATGGCTATGATGTTGTCCATTTTTGTCTTATGTGGATGCTAATCCTTGCATTGTGACATTTCTTCTCTAAACCACTTTCAAATTCTGGTATTCATGGATGCAGACCGCACCCTAA
Proteins encoded in this window:
- the LOC117837237 gene encoding probable RNA-dependent RNA polymerase 1, with translation MGRTIQVSGFALTDSAEYVKDFLERIAGAGTVYALKLRHPRNITATSKAFAIVQFQTQECASLVENAAQRNALRSGCIYLKARPADRDIVPRPRIAMFSLDAAALHLGCLVKENILYTLFSVRNISVQFGFDMKKIYFYLSYNLIKYKLELSYESIWEMQLHRPPAYLSRTKFLLFQVQAAPKIYELLPRRSGLMYEDPFFNWFRDDTDEQWTRTIDFTPSASIGQSSILCLEVPQQCELPNIADYFVYYKEHNLDFECQKGYSYSCGNSFVPIVKSPDYIEVPYEILFKINHLVQNGTLSGPTLDDNFFCLVSPKHVPIDHIKRALLKMSYLKSTCLNPTNWLALQYSKIRKSRYALQRSSGISLDDGLVYVHRVQVTPAKVYFYGPEINVSNRVVRHFSADLDNFLRISFVDEDCEKLRSVDLSPRSASGNDARRTALYNRVLSVLSNGISIGGKHFEFLAFSSSQLRDNSAWMFASRPGLTASDIRKWMGDFRNIRNVAKYAARLGQSFSSSTETLKVHRYEVEEIPDITDGTKYIFSDGIGKISANFALEVAMKCKLKRFAPSVFQIRYGGYKGVVAIDPGSNRKLSLRKSMSKFQSENITLDVLAYSKYQPCFLNRQLITLLSTLGVSGTVFELKQEEAVRQLNRMVTEPQAASEAIELMPMGEVTNVVKELLSCGYQPDHEPYLSMLLQTFRASKLLELKTKSRIFIPQGRAMMGCLDETRTLKYGQVFIQASYCADDHRKFVVTGKVVVAKNPCLHPGDIRVLHAVDVPYLHHMFDCVVFPQQGPRPHPNECSGSDLDGDIYFVSWDQTLIPSRMVEPMDYTPAPADILDHDVTIEEIQEYFTNYIVNESLGIIANAHVVFADKERLKAESLPCIELAKLFSVAVDFPKTGVPALIPPELHVKEYPDFMEKLDKVTYESSGVIGRLYREIKKHTPHIKHFTRDVARQSYDTDLIVDGYEDYISEAIEFKEEYDFKLGNLMDHYGIKSEAEIISGCILKMAKNFTKSSDADAIRMAVRSLRKEARSWFNEMSTGEDGIGQDAIEAKASAWYHVTYHPQYWGSYNEGYDRPHLISFPWCVYDRLLCIKQRRNFLRKMEPDLTSLLNNMNQNLRFH